A region of Ochrobactrum quorumnocens DNA encodes the following proteins:
- a CDS encoding extracellular solute-binding protein translates to MSGFHLNRRHFLGLSGSAALAACFPEIAFAKLPTDKPLHGLSAFGELKYPPDFAHFDYVNPDAPKGGTFTLAPSTWVWNQNMETFNTLNTLTFKGDAPPRMELTFDTLMVSALDEPDAVYGLIAENVTLSKDHQTCLFKLRKEARFHDGSPIEAKDVVFTYETLKEKGHPQLRQILAALEAVKEISEREVQMHFSAESGPNAILDAVTLPILSKDWFKERNFDATGLEPILGSGAYRVGKVSAGQAIEYDRVDDYWAKDLPVQRGSSNFGRIRIEFYRDRQPEFEAFKKGNIDFRSENVAKNWATAYDFPAIQQNKIIKRTFPREKRPLMQAWAINQRRERFSDPRVREAINLCFDFEWTNANLFYDTYQRSQSNFNGSDFQAVGMPTADELKVLERFRGKIPEAAFGEVPVMPVSDGTGRDRKQFSRAIELMEAAGFERNKGQFHGKNGEKFTLEILSNSESLNRVYNPLVQKMRAIGIDASVRLVDPSQYQARMQDFDFDLVGIAMQFGATPTKESLAGMFGSESAKTPGSYNLPGTSDPIIDALIEDVGKASTRDELVATIRVLDRYLRIRLEWIPNWTVANHLVAYWDRFGFKEPKPDYGFPVETLWWIKA, encoded by the coding sequence ATGTCGGGCTTTCATCTCAATCGCCGCCATTTCCTTGGACTTTCAGGCAGTGCCGCTCTCGCAGCCTGCTTTCCGGAAATTGCTTTTGCAAAGCTCCCCACAGACAAGCCCTTGCATGGTCTATCTGCTTTCGGCGAACTGAAGTATCCGCCCGATTTCGCCCATTTCGACTATGTGAACCCCGATGCGCCAAAGGGTGGCACCTTTACGCTGGCGCCATCCACATGGGTGTGGAACCAGAACATGGAGACTTTCAATACGCTAAACACGCTGACGTTCAAGGGTGATGCGCCGCCGCGCATGGAGCTGACCTTCGACACATTGATGGTGTCAGCACTTGATGAGCCCGACGCTGTTTATGGCCTGATCGCTGAAAATGTAACACTATCCAAAGACCATCAGACCTGCCTCTTCAAGCTGCGCAAAGAAGCTCGTTTTCACGATGGTTCGCCAATTGAAGCGAAGGATGTTGTGTTCACTTACGAGACGCTTAAGGAAAAGGGACATCCGCAATTAAGGCAGATTCTTGCAGCGCTCGAAGCTGTAAAAGAAATCAGTGAACGCGAAGTGCAGATGCATTTTTCGGCTGAAAGTGGCCCCAATGCCATTCTCGACGCAGTTACACTGCCAATTCTCTCCAAAGACTGGTTCAAGGAGCGAAATTTCGATGCGACAGGCCTGGAACCGATCCTTGGATCAGGTGCTTATCGCGTCGGGAAAGTCTCTGCCGGGCAAGCGATTGAATATGACCGGGTTGATGATTATTGGGCCAAGGATTTACCAGTGCAGCGCGGCTCCAGCAACTTTGGCCGCATCCGCATTGAGTTCTACCGTGATAGACAGCCAGAATTCGAAGCCTTCAAGAAAGGCAATATCGATTTTCGATCTGAAAACGTAGCAAAGAACTGGGCCACAGCTTACGATTTTCCTGCCATTCAGCAAAATAAGATCATCAAACGCACATTTCCAAGGGAAAAGCGCCCACTCATGCAGGCCTGGGCGATCAACCAGCGCCGCGAGCGTTTCAGCGACCCACGTGTGCGTGAAGCGATCAATCTGTGCTTCGATTTCGAGTGGACCAATGCAAACCTGTTCTATGATACCTACCAACGGTCGCAATCTAACTTCAACGGTTCCGACTTTCAGGCCGTGGGCATGCCGACTGCTGATGAACTGAAGGTACTTGAACGATTTCGGGGCAAAATTCCCGAAGCGGCCTTTGGCGAAGTCCCTGTCATGCCTGTTTCAGATGGTACAGGCCGCGACCGTAAGCAGTTTTCCCGCGCTATCGAGTTGATGGAAGCTGCAGGCTTTGAGCGAAACAAAGGCCAGTTTCACGGCAAAAACGGTGAAAAATTCACGCTCGAAATTCTAAGCAATTCCGAATCTCTCAATCGGGTCTACAATCCTCTTGTCCAGAAAATGCGCGCCATTGGCATCGATGCCAGTGTACGATTGGTGGATCCGAGCCAATACCAGGCCCGCATGCAGGATTTCGACTTCGATCTCGTCGGCATTGCGATGCAGTTTGGCGCAACGCCCACCAAAGAATCACTGGCTGGCATGTTCGGATCAGAATCAGCCAAAACACCCGGAAGTTATAATCTTCCCGGCACATCTGACCCCATTATCGACGCATTGATCGAGGATGTGGGCAAAGCATCCACGCGTGACGAACTGGTCGCAACGATCAGGGTGCTTGATCGGTACTTGCGTATCAGGCTTGAGTGGATTCCAAATTGGACGGTGGCGAATCACCTGGTAGCTTATTGGGATCGTTTTGGTTTCAAGGAGCCAAAGCCTGATTACGGCTTTCCAGTCGAGACGCTTTGGTGGATTAAAGCATGA
- a CDS encoding microcin C ABC transporter permease YejB, with translation MGAYILRRLLLMIPTILGIMAISFAVVQFAPGGPVERVIAQLSGQGGDALDRLSGGGGDFGQSGMDSGSVNSKYRGAQGLDPQFIADLEKQFGFDKPPLERFGLMLWNYMRFDFGHSYFRDISVIDLIKEKMPVSISLGLWLTFLSYLISIPLGIRKAIKEGTRFDTWTSAIIIVGYAIPSFLFAILLIVLFAGGSFFDWFPLRGLTSPDFAQMSFWGKIGDYLWHMVLPVTALVLSAFATTTLLTKNSFLEEIRKQYVTTARAKGLTENQVLYGHVFRNAMLIVIAGFPGAFISAFFTGSLLIETIFSLDGLGLLGYQSIINRDYPVVFANLFIFSLIGLLVGLLSDLMYTWIDPRIDFDRRDV, from the coding sequence ATGGGCGCTTATATTTTACGCCGCCTTCTCCTGATGATCCCGACCATCTTGGGCATTATGGCCATATCTTTTGCCGTCGTTCAGTTTGCCCCCGGTGGGCCAGTTGAACGCGTCATTGCTCAGCTTTCCGGTCAGGGTGGCGATGCGTTAGACCGCCTTTCCGGCGGTGGCGGCGACTTCGGCCAGAGTGGCATGGATAGCGGCTCCGTCAACTCCAAATATCGCGGTGCGCAGGGCCTCGACCCGCAATTCATCGCTGATCTTGAAAAGCAATTCGGTTTCGACAAACCACCGCTTGAACGCTTCGGTCTGATGCTCTGGAACTATATGCGCTTCGATTTCGGGCATAGCTATTTCCGCGATATCAGCGTGATCGACCTCATCAAGGAAAAGATGCCAGTGTCGATTTCGCTCGGTCTGTGGCTCACATTCCTGTCCTATCTGATTTCGATCCCGCTTGGCATTCGTAAGGCGATCAAGGAAGGAACGCGTTTCGATACCTGGACCAGTGCTATCATCATCGTCGGCTATGCAATTCCGAGCTTCCTCTTTGCGATCCTGCTGATCGTGCTTTTTGCGGGCGGCTCGTTCTTTGACTGGTTCCCGCTACGCGGCCTGACCTCACCTGATTTCGCGCAAATGTCATTCTGGGGCAAAATCGGCGATTACCTTTGGCATATGGTGCTGCCTGTGACTGCTTTGGTGCTCTCGGCCTTCGCCACCACCACGCTTCTGACCAAGAATTCATTTCTGGAAGAAATCCGCAAGCAATATGTCACGACTGCACGTGCCAAGGGCCTGACCGAAAATCAGGTGCTTTACGGCCATGTTTTCCGCAATGCAATGCTGATCGTGATTGCCGGTTTTCCGGGCGCTTTCATCTCGGCCTTCTTTACTGGCTCGCTGCTGATTGAAACCATCTTCTCACTCGATGGGTTGGGCCTGCTTGGCTATCAATCAATTATCAATCGCGATTATCCAGTCGTATTCGCCAATCTGTTCATTTTCTCGCTGATCGGGCTTCTCGTCGGACTCCTATCCGATCTCATGTACACATGGATTGATCCGCGCATCGACTTTGACCGGAGGGATGTGTGA